Proteins encoded by one window of Polyodon spathula isolate WHYD16114869_AA chromosome 16, ASM1765450v1, whole genome shotgun sequence:
- the LOC121328285 gene encoding leucine-rich repeat neuronal protein 1 translates to MAKAVTSSLPCQLLKGLLIVSLTVSSVQNSECPQLCVCEIRPWFTPQSTYREATTVDCNDLRLIRIPSNLSSDTQVLLLQSNYIAKTTDELQQLFNLTELDLSQNNFSNIKDVGLTNLSQLTTLHLEENQIAEMSDNCLQDLTNLQELYINHNQITTISANAFSGLQNLLRLHLNSNRLKVIDNRWFESTPNLEILMIGENPVIGILDMNFKPLVNLRSLVLAGMELTDIPGNALVGLDNLESLSFYDNKLVKVPQLALQKVPNLKFLDLNKNPVHKIQEGDFKNMLHLKELGVNNMGELVSIDRYALDNLPELTKLEATNNPKLSYINRVAFRDVPSLESLMLNNNALNALYQKTVESLPNLREISIHSNPLRCDCVIQWINSNKTNIRFMEPLSMFCAMPLEYRGQHVKEVLMQDSVEQCLPMISHDTFPNHLNLDIGMTVNLDCRAMAEPEPEIYWVTPLGNKMTVDTLSDKYRVSSEGTLVLSHVQIEDSGRYTCVAQNSEGADTRVSTIRVNGTLLDGSQVMKIYVKQTESHSILVSWKVNSNVMTSNLKWSSATMKIDNPHITYTARVPVDVHEYNLTHLQPSTEYEVCLTVSNIHQQTQKSCVNVTTKNAAFALDISEQGTSTALAAVMGTMFAIISLASIAVYIAKRLKRKNYHHSLKKYMQKTSSIPLNELYPPLINLWEGDSEKDKEGSSENKPSQVDTTRSYYMW, encoded by the coding sequence ATGGCTAAAGCGGTGACTTCCTCACTGCCTTGCCAATTACTCAAAGGACTGCTTATTGTTTCACTAACTGTGTCTTCAGTGCAGAACAGCGAGTGTCCTCAGCTGTGTGTATGTGAAATCAGGCCTTGGTTCACACCACAGTCTACTTACAGGGAAGCCACCACTGTGGATTGCAATGATCTGCGGCTCATCAGAATCCCCAGCAACCTTTCTAGTGACACCCAGGTTCTCCTCCTGCAGAGTAACTACATTGCGAAAACCACCGACGAACTGCAGCAGCTCTTTAACCTCACAGAGCTGGACTTATCTCAGAACAACTTCAGCAACATCAAAGATGTTGGCTTGACTAACCTCTCGCAGCTGACCACTCTGCATTTGGAGGAGAACCAAATAGCAGAAATGTCTGATAACTGCTTGCAGGACCTGACTAACCTTCAGGAACTCTATATCAACCACAACCAAATTACCACCATATCAGCGAATGCTTTCTCTGGCCTGCAGAACCTCCTGAGGCTCCATCTGAATTCCAACAGATTGAAGGTCATTGATAACCGCTGGTTTGAGTCCACTCCTAATCTGGAGATCTTGATGATTGGAGAAAACCCTGTGATAGGTATCTTGGATATGAACTTCAAGCCACTGGTTAACCTGAGAAGCCTAGTCTTGGCTGGAATGGAGCTGACTGATATCCCTGGAAATGCTCTTGTAGGACTGGACAATCTGGAAAGCCTCTCATTTTATGATAACAAGCTGGTAAAGGTTCCTCAGCTAGCACTGCAGAAGGTTCCAAACTTAAAATTTCTAGATCTGAACAAAAATCCTGTGCACAAAATCCAAGAAGGGGACTTCAAAAACATGCTTCACTTGAAGGAACTTGGAGTTAATAACATGGGGGAGCTTGTCTCCATTGATAGATATGCACTCGACAACCTTCCAGAGTTGACCAAATTGGAAGCCACCAACAATCCTAAACTGTCCTACATCAATCGTGTAGCATTTCGGGATGTACCCTCCCTAGAAAGTCTAATGCTTAACAATAATGCACTGAATGCTCTTTACCAGAAGACAGTAGAGTCTCTTCCAAACCTCCGTGAGATTAGCATTCATAGCAACCCTCTGAGGTGTGATTGCGTTATCCAGTGGATTAACTCAAACAAAACTAACATTCGATTCATGGAGCCCCTGTCAATGTTTTGTGCCATGCCACTCGAATACAGAGGACAGCATGTTAAAGAAGTGCTCATGCAGGACTCTGTCGAACAGTGTCTTCCAATGATCTCTCACGACACTTTCCCAAATCACCTTAACCTGGATATTGGCATGACAGTAAACTTGGATTGCCGTGCCATGGCAGAGCCTGAACCAGAGATCTACTGGGTCACCCCACTGGGAAATAAAATGACAGTGGATACCTTGTCAGACAAATACCGGGTCAGCAGTGAGGGGACTCTTGTACTGTCCCATGTTCAGATCGAAGATTCTGGCCGATACACTTGCGTTGCACAGAACTCAGAAGGCGCGGATACAAGAGTGTCCACTATCCGAGTTAATGGAACACTTTTGGATGGTTCTCAGGTCATGAAAATCTATGTCAAGCAAACTGAATCCCATTCAATCTTGGTTTCATGGAAAGTTAATTCCAATGTTATGACTTCCAATTTAAAATGGTCTTCTGCCACTATGAAGATTGATAATCCACATATAACCTATACGGCCAGGGTACCTGTTGATGTACATGAGTATAACCTCACTCACTTACAGCCTTCCACTGAATACGAGGTCTGTCTAACTGTGTCCAACATTCATCAGCAAACTCAAAAGTCTTGTGTTAATGTGACGACCAAGAACGCAGCTTTTGCATTAGATATTTCTGAGCAAGGAACCAGTACAGCACTGGCTGCAGTGATGGGAACCATGTTTGCTATTATAAGCCTTGCTTCCATTGCCGTGTATATTGCTAAGAGGCTCAAGAGAAAGAATTACCACCACTCCTTAAAGAAG